A region from the Curtobacterium sp. MCBA15_012 genome encodes:
- a CDS encoding flagellar motor protein MotB, giving the protein MSANPRGRGRGRKRGGHDEAEHPDERWMASYMDMITVLMCMFLVLFAMSSVDQDKYIALKNSLATGFGEVKSGKVDTASGTVVTKSEVTKDGKGYATDKSDADHSTAASGAKDTNVDPASTAVPPVASKADLAAAQHELDDLKAIQAAIQANLQQSGQTANVQFSVDARGLTVRLIGSETYFGTNSADLSDQARRIMDAIAPVLSTSQHDVSVEGHADQRNSTAPYATNWELSAARATGVLRDLVERGGMSAEHVQSVGFGSSRPLAKGDTESDLALNRRVDIVVLSNQDQDVSALMPALATAQDGARQG; this is encoded by the coding sequence GTGAGCGCCAACCCGCGTGGTCGGGGCCGAGGCCGCAAGCGCGGTGGACACGACGAGGCCGAGCACCCCGACGAGCGCTGGATGGCCTCGTACATGGACATGATCACGGTCCTGATGTGCATGTTCCTGGTGCTGTTCGCGATGTCCTCGGTCGACCAGGACAAGTACATCGCCCTGAAGAACTCGCTCGCGACCGGCTTCGGCGAGGTCAAGAGCGGCAAGGTGGACACCGCCTCGGGCACCGTCGTCACGAAGTCCGAGGTGACGAAGGACGGCAAGGGCTACGCGACCGACAAGTCGGACGCCGACCACTCGACCGCGGCGTCGGGGGCGAAGGACACGAACGTCGACCCGGCGTCGACCGCCGTGCCGCCGGTCGCGTCGAAGGCGGACCTCGCGGCCGCACAGCACGAGCTCGACGACCTCAAGGCGATCCAGGCCGCGATCCAGGCGAACCTGCAGCAGTCCGGGCAGACCGCGAACGTGCAGTTCTCGGTCGACGCCCGCGGCCTGACCGTCCGGCTGATCGGCAGCGAGACGTACTTCGGGACGAACAGCGCCGACCTGTCCGACCAGGCCCGCCGCATCATGGACGCGATCGCGCCGGTCCTGTCGACCAGCCAGCACGACGTCAGCGTCGAGGGGCACGCCGACCAGCGGAACTCGACCGCCCCGTACGCGACGAACTGGGAGCTCAGCGCCGCCCGCGCGACCGGGGTGCTCCGGGACCTCGTCGAACGCGGGGGCATGTCGGCTGAGCACGTGCAGAGCGTCGGCTTCGGGTCGAGCCGCCCGCTGGCGAAGGGCGACACCGAGTCCGACCTCGCGCTGAACCGCCGCGTCGACATCGTCGTGCTGTCGAACCAGGACCAGGACGTCAGCGCCCTGATGCCCGCACTCGCCACGGCACAGGACGGAGCACGCCAGGGCTGA
- a CDS encoding motility protein A — protein sequence MDIATIVGILLAFGALFGMAQMEHVEMAGLFLPAPMLLVFVATIGCGVASTTMKDAIAAFKAVPKAFTGKVTPPQSVIEDVVALAETARANGLLALEQEAEKHDDPFMKKALQNIADGTDGDELRILLEDEIESNAAPMRSASAFFMGLGGFAPTVGIIGTVVSLTHVLANLGKPDELGPLIASAFVATLWGLLTANFLWLPFGGKLRKLAQLETDRQTLLMEGLLAVQAGSQPRLLGERLKAMVPPAARQEPTGKNGGKSTADVDDQQLAA from the coding sequence ATGGACATCGCGACCATCGTCGGCATCCTGCTCGCCTTCGGCGCCCTGTTCGGCATGGCGCAGATGGAGCACGTCGAGATGGCGGGGCTCTTCCTCCCCGCCCCGATGCTCCTCGTGTTCGTCGCCACGATCGGCTGCGGCGTCGCGAGCACCACGATGAAGGACGCCATCGCCGCGTTCAAAGCTGTCCCGAAGGCGTTCACCGGCAAGGTCACACCGCCGCAGTCCGTGATCGAGGACGTCGTCGCGCTGGCCGAGACCGCCCGCGCGAACGGTCTGCTCGCGCTCGAGCAGGAGGCCGAGAAGCACGACGACCCGTTCATGAAGAAGGCGCTGCAGAACATCGCGGACGGCACCGACGGCGACGAGCTGCGGATCCTGCTCGAGGACGAGATCGAGTCGAACGCCGCACCGATGCGGAGCGCGAGCGCGTTCTTCATGGGGCTCGGCGGGTTCGCGCCGACCGTCGGCATCATCGGCACCGTCGTCTCGCTCACCCACGTGCTCGCCAACCTCGGCAAGCCGGACGAGCTCGGCCCGCTCATCGCGAGCGCCTTCGTGGCGACGCTCTGGGGCCTCCTCACCGCGAACTTCCTGTGGCTGCCCTTCGGCGGCAAGCTCCGCAAGCTCGCGCAGCTCGAGACCGACCGGCAGACGCTGCTCATGGAGGGGCTCCTCGCCGTGCAGGCCGGCAGCCAGCCCCGCCTGCTCGGCGAGCGCCTGAAGGCCATGGTCCCGCCCGCGGCCCGCCAGGAGCCGACCGGCAAGAACGGCGGGAAGAGCACCGCCGACGTCGACGACCAGCAGCTGGCGGCCTGA
- a CDS encoding flagellar biosynthetic protein FliO, with protein MDTLVIVLRVALSLGIVLALMWVLHRRVAKGQLGRTKARGRRSATVEVVGRTGIGGKASVVVVDVEGERLVLGVSEHGVALLTSGQAPAPELAIVTGPVVLPTVPRAVPSAPDAPAARSVAEPTTTSADRFRAELEQHVDPATVLPTDAAEPLPMRPRNRRPQRTALPTAQQLQGSILSVDTWRQAAAALRDRRAG; from the coding sequence GTGGACACCCTCGTCATCGTCCTCCGCGTCGCGCTGTCGCTCGGCATCGTGCTCGCCCTCATGTGGGTGCTGCACCGCCGCGTCGCGAAGGGACAGCTCGGCCGGACGAAGGCCCGCGGACGCCGTTCGGCGACCGTCGAGGTCGTCGGCCGCACCGGCATCGGCGGCAAGGCGAGCGTCGTCGTGGTCGACGTCGAGGGGGAGCGGCTCGTGCTCGGCGTCTCGGAGCACGGCGTCGCCCTGCTCACGAGCGGCCAGGCCCCCGCACCCGAGCTCGCGATCGTGACCGGCCCCGTGGTGCTCCCGACCGTGCCCCGCGCGGTCCCGTCCGCACCCGACGCGCCCGCCGCACGCTCCGTGGCCGAGCCGACCACCACCTCCGCCGACCGGTTCCGTGCGGAACTGGAGCAGCACGTCGACCCGGCCACGGTCCTCCCGACCGACGCGGCGGAGCCGCTGCCCATGCGTCCGCGCAACCGCCGTCCCCAGCGCACCGCGCTGCCGACCGCGCAGCAGCTGCAGGGCTCGATCCTGTCGGTGGACACCTGGCGGCAGGCGGCCGCCGCGCTCCGTGACCGGCGGGCCGGGTGA
- a CDS encoding flagellar biosynthetic protein FliQ — protein sequence MNQQAVIDLTLQALLVAGKLAAPVLVTSLVVGFAISLFQSVTQIQEVTLSFVPKAVAVAIALVVCGNWMIAEMVSFTHVAFDMIPKLLGTG from the coding sequence ATGAACCAGCAGGCCGTCATCGACCTCACGCTGCAGGCGCTCCTCGTCGCGGGCAAGCTCGCCGCACCCGTCCTCGTCACCTCGCTCGTGGTCGGGTTCGCGATCTCGCTGTTCCAGTCCGTGACCCAGATCCAGGAGGTCACGCTGTCGTTCGTGCCGAAGGCCGTCGCCGTCGCGATCGCCCTGGTCGTCTGCGGCAACTGGATGATCGCCGAGATGGTGTCCTTCACGCACGTCGCGTTCGACATGATCCCGAAGCTGCTCGGGACCGGCTGA
- the fliN gene encoding flagellar motor switch protein FliN, whose amino-acid sequence MSTTTLHTTAAESLAAQLPTAAPLTATAQPGGATPVVLGAAADAVVASFVGGLSADLALVLTDLDAVVAAGGTDAGIVDVTDVLRPSLEAAAAVLGVGVLGDARRESASSLFADPDTVVFELSSAGVTGGWFGIRVRENGTVSAPAVAAATPTGNLGRINNVEMTLTVEIGRTRMSVRDVLGMEPGAVVELDRSAGAPADVLLNGRLIAHGEVVVVDQDYAVRITKILDVAESV is encoded by the coding sequence ATGAGCACGACCACCCTCCACACGACCGCCGCCGAGTCGCTCGCGGCGCAGCTCCCGACGGCGGCTCCCCTCACCGCGACGGCCCAGCCGGGAGGCGCGACCCCCGTCGTCCTCGGAGCGGCGGCCGACGCGGTGGTCGCCTCGTTCGTCGGCGGCCTGTCGGCCGACCTGGCCCTCGTGCTCACCGACCTCGACGCCGTCGTGGCCGCCGGCGGCACCGACGCCGGGATCGTCGACGTGACCGACGTCCTGCGCCCCTCGCTCGAGGCCGCCGCGGCGGTCCTCGGCGTCGGTGTCCTCGGCGACGCCCGCCGCGAGTCGGCCTCGTCGCTGTTCGCCGACCCGGACACGGTCGTGTTCGAGCTGTCGTCGGCCGGCGTCACCGGGGGCTGGTTCGGCATCCGGGTCCGCGAGAACGGCACGGTGTCGGCCCCCGCGGTCGCAGCCGCGACGCCCACCGGCAACCTCGGCCGGATCAACAACGTCGAGATGACCCTGACGGTCGAGATCGGCCGCACCCGGATGTCCGTGCGGGACGTGCTCGGCATGGAGCCCGGAGCGGTCGTGGAGCTCGACCGGAGCGCCGGTGCACCCGCCGACGTCCTGCTGAACGGCCGGCTCATCGCGCACGGCGAGGTCGTCGTCGTCGACCAGGACTACGCGGTGCGCATCACGAAGATCCTCGACGTCGCCGAGAGCGTCTGA
- a CDS encoding flagellar FlbD family protein, which yields MIVVTRLNGSAFAVNPDLVERIQETPDTTLIMVDGAKYIVRESMAAVIDLVAAYRARIVGMASGAADPALRATDPGLRTVTGPQPVLAPVAALPTPARSLDGAR from the coding sequence ATGATCGTCGTCACACGACTCAACGGCAGCGCATTCGCTGTCAACCCCGACCTCGTCGAGCGCATCCAGGAGACGCCGGACACGACGCTCATCATGGTCGACGGGGCGAAGTACATCGTCCGCGAGTCCATGGCCGCGGTCATCGACCTCGTCGCCGCGTACCGCGCCCGGATCGTCGGCATGGCCTCCGGTGCCGCCGATCCCGCGCTCCGCGCCACCGACCCCGGGCTCCGCACCGTGACCGGTCCGCAGCCCGTCCTCGCCCCCGTCGCCGCGCTGCCCACCCCGGCCCGCTCGCTGGACGGGGCCCGCTGA
- a CDS encoding flagellar motor switch protein FliM: MTETLPAPEVYDFARPSTLAREHARVLELAFETFARQWGTQLTAKVRAVSQVTCGQVQIRTYDEYASSLPALTGMVLLPIAGLVPKGVLQVPLDAALTWVSHALGASKPLPTPERTFTPIEQALVRKIVEDALDDLRYSFGGLLAHEVTTGGFQFNSQFAQAAQKGDLMIVASFDIRVGDRIAPGTLALPAEAVLPQLGEDTASVTAADAKALLDAQLAAVPVGVGLRFAPATVLPAQVLGLAVGDVLPLPHPQHRPLTIAVDGEPVGTAAVGANGSRLAGIVVTTTSEQHA; encoded by the coding sequence GTGACCGAGACCCTGCCCGCGCCCGAGGTGTACGACTTCGCGCGCCCGTCGACGCTCGCCCGCGAGCACGCACGGGTCCTCGAGCTCGCCTTCGAGACCTTCGCGCGGCAGTGGGGCACGCAGTTGACCGCCAAGGTCCGCGCGGTGAGCCAGGTCACGTGCGGCCAGGTGCAGATCCGCACCTACGACGAGTACGCCTCGTCGCTGCCCGCGCTCACCGGCATGGTGCTGCTGCCGATCGCCGGTCTCGTGCCGAAGGGCGTCCTCCAGGTGCCGCTCGACGCCGCGCTGACCTGGGTGTCGCACGCGCTCGGCGCCTCGAAGCCGCTGCCGACCCCGGAGCGCACCTTCACGCCGATCGAGCAAGCCCTCGTCCGCAAGATCGTCGAGGACGCCCTCGACGACCTCCGGTACTCGTTCGGCGGCCTCCTCGCGCACGAGGTCACGACGGGCGGCTTCCAGTTCAACAGCCAGTTCGCCCAGGCCGCCCAGAAGGGCGACCTGATGATCGTCGCCTCGTTCGACATCCGCGTCGGCGACCGCATCGCCCCGGGCACGCTCGCGCTGCCCGCCGAGGCGGTGCTGCCGCAGCTCGGCGAGGACACCGCGAGCGTCACGGCCGCCGACGCGAAGGCCCTCCTCGACGCGCAGCTCGCGGCCGTCCCGGTCGGCGTCGGCCTGCGCTTCGCGCCCGCCACCGTCCTGCCCGCGCAGGTGCTCGGACTCGCCGTCGGCGACGTCCTGCCCCTGCCGCACCCGCAGCACCGTCCCCTCACCATCGCGGTCGACGGCGAACCCGTCGGCACCGCCGCCGTCGGCGCGAACGGCTCGCGACTCGCGGGCATCGTCGTCACGACCACCTCGGAGCAGCACGCATGA
- a CDS encoding UDP-N-acetylglucosamine 1-carboxyvinyltransferase: MSDTSTVVTPADQAAAPATPSAPLREVGALIRGARKGRSMTQTQLAERVGTSQSAINRIEQGGQNLSLEMLTRISEALDQQIVSIGGAPQRSHLRVQGGRKLSGSIAVNSSKNAAVALLCASLLNRGVTRLHRVARIVEVDRIIDVLRSLGATVTWSEDGEVLEIVAPDDLRLDAIDADAARRTRSVLMFLGPLSGRYPEFRLPYAGGCDLGTRTVEPHLIALRPFGVDVEATSGWYEVGVANQAVPTSSVVLTERGDTVTENAILAAAARDGVTTIRNASPNYMVQDLCFFLELLGVQVEGIGTTTLKITGRSRIDEVVDYWPSEDPVEAMSLLTAGIVTSSTLTVTRAPIEFLEIELATLAEMGLRFDVSEEYAAANGRTRLVDITVHPSELHAPIDKIHAMPFPGLNIDNLPFFVVIAAMAEGTTLVHDWVYEGRAIHLLDLTRLGATVTLRDPHRLDVTGPTHFSGAEVSCPPALRPAVVILLAMLAAKGESVLRNVGIIARGYEQLQERLNSLGASIETFHD, encoded by the coding sequence ATGTCCGACACCTCCACCGTCGTCACGCCCGCCGACCAGGCTGCTGCCCCGGCGACCCCCTCGGCCCCCCTCCGCGAGGTCGGCGCCCTCATCCGCGGCGCCCGCAAGGGCCGTTCGATGACCCAGACCCAGCTCGCCGAACGCGTCGGCACCAGCCAGAGCGCGATCAACCGGATCGAGCAGGGCGGCCAGAACCTGTCCCTCGAGATGCTCACGCGCATCAGCGAGGCGCTCGACCAGCAGATCGTCTCGATCGGCGGCGCCCCGCAGCGCTCGCACCTGCGCGTGCAGGGCGGGCGGAAGCTCAGCGGCTCGATCGCCGTGAACTCGAGCAAGAACGCCGCCGTCGCGCTGCTGTGCGCGTCGCTCCTGAACCGTGGCGTGACCCGCCTGCACCGGGTCGCCCGGATCGTCGAGGTCGACCGCATCATCGACGTGCTCCGCAGCCTCGGTGCCACCGTGACGTGGTCCGAGGACGGCGAGGTGCTCGAGATCGTGGCCCCCGACGACCTGCGGCTCGACGCCATCGACGCCGACGCGGCACGCCGCACCCGCAGCGTCCTCATGTTCCTCGGCCCGCTCAGCGGCCGGTACCCCGAGTTCCGCCTGCCCTACGCCGGCGGCTGCGACCTCGGCACCCGGACCGTCGAACCGCACCTCATCGCGCTCCGGCCGTTCGGCGTGGACGTCGAGGCGACATCCGGCTGGTACGAGGTCGGCGTCGCGAACCAGGCCGTGCCGACCTCGTCGGTCGTCCTCACCGAGCGTGGCGACACCGTGACCGAGAACGCGATCCTCGCCGCGGCCGCCCGCGACGGCGTGACGACGATCCGCAACGCCAGCCCCAACTACATGGTGCAGGACCTCTGCTTCTTCCTCGAGCTGCTCGGGGTGCAGGTCGAGGGCATCGGGACCACCACGCTGAAGATCACCGGTCGCAGCCGGATCGACGAGGTCGTGGACTACTGGCCGAGCGAGGACCCGGTCGAGGCGATGAGCCTCCTGACCGCCGGCATCGTGACGTCCTCGACGCTCACGGTGACCCGTGCGCCGATCGAGTTCCTCGAGATCGAGCTCGCGACCCTCGCCGAGATGGGCCTGCGCTTCGACGTCAGCGAGGAGTACGCCGCCGCCAACGGCCGCACCCGCCTCGTCGACATCACGGTGCACCCGTCCGAGCTGCACGCGCCGATCGACAAGATCCACGCGATGCCGTTCCCGGGGCTGAACATCGACAACCTGCCGTTCTTCGTCGTCATCGCCGCGATGGCCGAGGGCACGACGCTCGTGCACGACTGGGTGTACGAGGGCCGAGCGATCCACCTGCTCGACCTGACCCGCCTCGGTGCGACCGTCACGCTCCGTGACCCGCACCGGCTCGACGTCACCGGTCCGACGCACTTCTCGGGCGCCGAGGTGAGCTGCCCGCCGGCCCTGCGCCCCGCGGTGGTCATCCTGCTGGCGATGCTCGCGGCGAAGGGCGAGAGCGTCCTGCGCAACGTCGGAATCATCGCCCGCGGGTACGAGCAGCTGCAGGAGCGCCTCAACTCGCTCGGTGCGTCCATCGAGACGTTCCACGACTGA
- a CDS encoding flagellar biosynthetic protein FliR, translating to MDLVVDASRLEATMLAGVRLVAFFVLAPPFAYRAFPAMVKVILGLALAIGVAPRVAAGYVSLDTGGFLLALLTQLVVGLALGFLVYLVFAAVQSAGALIDLFGGFTLAQAFDPQSQVNGAQFTRLFQMASLALLFASGGYQLIVGGLVRSFDAVPLVGADGAPGTLALGPLAGVLVAALSQMFLAALQIAGPLVVVLFLADVGLGLLTRVAPALNAFQMGFPIKIGLTVVFAGALFMALPAVVSSLTGDAVAAITGRG from the coding sequence ATGGACCTCGTCGTCGACGCGTCCCGGCTCGAGGCCACGATGCTCGCGGGCGTGCGGCTCGTCGCGTTCTTCGTGCTCGCGCCGCCGTTCGCGTACCGGGCCTTCCCCGCGATGGTGAAGGTGATCCTCGGCCTGGCGCTCGCGATCGGGGTGGCACCGCGGGTCGCCGCCGGGTACGTGTCCCTCGACACCGGGGGGTTCCTGCTCGCCCTGCTCACCCAGCTCGTCGTCGGGCTGGCCCTCGGCTTCCTCGTGTACCTCGTCTTCGCGGCGGTGCAGTCCGCCGGCGCGCTCATCGACCTGTTCGGCGGCTTCACCCTCGCGCAGGCGTTCGACCCGCAGTCGCAGGTGAACGGCGCGCAGTTCACCCGCCTGTTCCAGATGGCCTCGCTCGCGCTGCTGTTCGCCAGCGGCGGGTACCAGCTCATCGTCGGCGGGCTCGTGCGGTCGTTCGACGCGGTCCCGCTCGTCGGCGCGGACGGGGCACCGGGGACGCTCGCGCTCGGACCGCTCGCCGGGGTGCTCGTCGCCGCGCTGTCCCAGATGTTCCTCGCGGCGCTGCAGATCGCCGGTCCGCTCGTCGTCGTGCTGTTCCTCGCGGACGTCGGCCTCGGCCTGCTCACCCGGGTCGCACCCGCGCTGAACGCCTTCCAGATGGGCTTCCCGATCAAGATCGGCCTGACCGTCGTGTTCGCCGGCGCCCTGTTCATGGCCCTGCCCGCGGTCGTGTCGTCGCTCACCGGCGACGCGGTCGCGGCCATCACGGGACGGGGGTGA
- the fliP gene encoding flagellar type III secretion system pore protein FliP (The bacterial flagellar biogenesis protein FliP forms a type III secretion system (T3SS)-type pore required for flagellar assembly.), with translation MTAARAGRTLTVVLLGTAVVAGVVLLTATGAHAAGVVQPTAPATPTAPATGDFSVSVNGPDGAPSSAVVTLLGITLLSVAPALLLMMTSFTKIFVVLAMTRNALALQGIPPNQVLAGLALFLSLFVMAPVLGHVNDDALQPYLAGHIDFAKAVELGTKPLRTFMLHQTREEDVALITRAAGQANPKDMDAVPMTTVIPAFVISELRSAFIIGFVIFIPFLVIDLVVSAALMSMGMMMLPPVMISLPFKILLFVLVDGWGLIITSLIQSYQVVH, from the coding sequence GTGACCGCCGCCCGCGCCGGGCGCACCCTCACCGTCGTCCTCCTCGGCACCGCGGTCGTCGCCGGTGTCGTCCTGCTCACCGCGACCGGCGCGCACGCCGCGGGGGTCGTCCAGCCGACCGCGCCCGCGACCCCGACGGCCCCGGCGACCGGCGACTTCAGCGTCAGCGTGAACGGCCCGGACGGTGCGCCGTCGTCGGCGGTCGTGACGCTGCTCGGCATCACGCTGCTCAGCGTCGCGCCGGCCCTGCTGCTCATGATGACGTCGTTCACGAAGATCTTCGTCGTCCTCGCGATGACCCGGAACGCCCTCGCGCTGCAGGGCATCCCGCCGAACCAGGTGCTCGCCGGGCTGGCGCTGTTCCTGTCGTTGTTCGTGATGGCGCCGGTCCTCGGGCACGTCAACGACGACGCCCTCCAGCCCTACCTGGCGGGGCACATCGACTTCGCGAAGGCCGTCGAGCTCGGCACGAAGCCGCTCCGGACGTTCATGCTGCACCAGACCCGCGAGGAGGACGTCGCCCTCATCACCCGCGCGGCCGGCCAGGCGAACCCGAAGGACATGGACGCGGTCCCGATGACCACCGTGATCCCGGCGTTCGTCATCTCCGAGCTGCGGAGCGCGTTCATCATCGGGTTCGTCATCTTCATCCCGTTCCTCGTCATCGACCTCGTCGTCTCCGCTGCGCTCATGTCGATGGGCATGATGATGCTCCCGCCGGTGATGATCTCGCTGCCGTTCAAGATCCTGCTGTTCGTGCTCGTCGACGGGTGGGGGCTCATCATCACGTCGCTCATCCAGAGCTACCAGGTGGTGCACTGA
- a CDS encoding flagellar biosynthesis protein FlhB: MSDSGERSEQATQKRMREVHRKGQLGRSQDLGAWTGIAMAALVMPATIGNAAAAGEQQLRAVQHVIAEPSLAVARQALTDALASLSATLGPMLAVVAVAVLAVSVVQGGVHVRRLTPQPDHFDPVAGVKRVFGVQALWNGVKALLKTAVVGLVLWFAVQSLVPVLMSSGSLPLSSVLDAAREGTGTLLRAAVAAGLVLAALDVFVVVRRNRKRTMMTKREVKDESKHSEGDPLVKSQRRSRQLAMSRNRMVAAIGDADVVMTNPTHYAVALKYEPGRSAPRVTAKGAGPVAQVIRERAEQERVPIVRDVPLTRALHAACELGQEVPVDLYTPVARVLSFVMALRTRGAATGTHQAPRPTTPDEVATVLDPTTLTGDLRPRRIRPSRPTADPSADPQGAPA; the protein is encoded by the coding sequence GTGTCCGACAGCGGGGAACGGTCCGAACAGGCCACCCAGAAGCGCATGCGGGAGGTGCACCGGAAGGGGCAGCTCGGCCGGTCGCAGGACCTCGGCGCGTGGACGGGCATCGCGATGGCGGCGCTCGTCATGCCCGCGACGATCGGCAACGCCGCGGCGGCCGGCGAGCAGCAGCTCCGCGCCGTGCAGCACGTCATCGCGGAACCGTCGCTCGCGGTCGCCCGGCAGGCGCTCACCGACGCGCTGGCGTCCCTCTCGGCCACCCTCGGGCCGATGCTCGCGGTCGTCGCGGTCGCGGTCCTCGCCGTCTCGGTCGTGCAGGGCGGCGTGCACGTCCGCCGACTCACCCCGCAGCCCGACCACTTCGACCCGGTCGCCGGGGTCAAGCGTGTGTTCGGCGTCCAGGCGCTCTGGAACGGCGTGAAGGCGCTCCTCAAGACCGCGGTCGTCGGACTCGTCCTGTGGTTCGCGGTGCAGTCGCTCGTCCCCGTGCTCATGTCGAGCGGGTCGCTGCCGCTGTCCTCGGTGCTCGATGCCGCCCGCGAGGGCACCGGCACGCTGCTCCGCGCCGCCGTCGCCGCCGGGCTCGTCCTGGCCGCGCTCGACGTGTTCGTCGTCGTGCGCCGCAACCGCAAGCGCACGATGATGACCAAGCGCGAGGTCAAGGACGAGTCGAAGCACAGCGAGGGCGACCCGCTCGTCAAGTCGCAGCGACGCTCCCGCCAACTCGCGATGAGCAGGAACCGGATGGTCGCCGCGATCGGCGACGCCGACGTCGTGATGACGAACCCGACGCACTACGCGGTCGCGCTCAAGTACGAGCCGGGCCGCTCCGCACCGCGGGTGACAGCCAAGGGCGCCGGGCCGGTCGCGCAGGTGATCCGCGAGCGCGCCGAGCAGGAACGGGTGCCGATCGTCCGCGACGTCCCGCTCACCCGTGCCCTGCACGCCGCGTGCGAGCTCGGGCAGGAGGTGCCCGTCGACCTCTACACGCCCGTCGCCCGGGTCCTGTCCTTCGTGATGGCCCTGAGGACCCGCGGGGCCGCGACCGGCACGCACCAGGCGCCGCGGCCGACCACCCCGGACGAGGTCGCGACCGTCCTCGACCCCACCACGCTCACCGGCGACCTGCGTCCGCGCCGAATCCGCCCGTCCCGTCCCACCGCCGACCCCTCGGCCGACCCGCAGGGAGCTCCCGCATGA